From Microbacterium sp. CGR2:
CCGCTCGGGGAAGGCAGCTATGCGCCGCCGCTGCAGAGCAGGCGAGTGCGGATGCTGGGGGCGTCCGTCGTCCCCGACGTGACTCCGGTACTCGCCGCGGTCGACGTGCTCGTCACCGACTACTCGTCCCTGGCCTACGACGTGGGCCTGTTGCAGACGCCCGTGCTCTTCCTCGCTCCCGATGCGGCCGAGTACGCGCAGACCCGTGGTTTCTACGGCCGGTTCGAAGACGTCGCAGGTGACGGCGATGCGGCCGAAGGATGGGACGATCTGCTCGCACAACTGCAGCGTCTGCTGTCCGACCCCCGCGCGTACGAAGCGAGGTCTGCCCGCTCCGCTACGCTCAGCGCGGGGATGCATGCATACCGTGACGGGCACAACACCCGTCGGGTCTACCAGGCGATCCGCGCGCGGGGCATACCCGCACCGAAGGGAGCACTATGACGACGGCCCGCATCGATGAGCAGGCGGAGGCGCTGATCATCGCAGGGACAGGGCGCCGACCGGCGGTGGCCGAGCTGGTCGGACCCCGGGCGCGTGTCGAGGCGCCCATCGGCGTCGACGGCGAGAACTGGGAGGCGAAGCTTCCGCTGCAGGCATCGCGCTGGGGCGGTGCCGAGCTGCCGCTGCCGACGGGCGAGTACCAGCTGCGCATCGATGACGTGGACCTCAGCGCACTTCTCGTCGCGCCCACCGTCCTTTCCGGCCTTCGTATCGCCGTCGATGGCGACACGGTACACATCAACGCGCCGATCGCCCCGGTGTACGAGTCCTTCGAGGGGCAGGCGACCCTCGAGGGACGCTACGCGAACCAGTCCGGGGGCACCGAGAACGCCGTGTTCTTCGAGAGCTTCTACGGACGCAGCGTCGGCTGCAATCCGCGGGCCATCGACCGCGAACTCGCCGCGCGGGCGCCCCAGGTGCGCAGATACTGGAGCGTCGTCGATCTGTCCGTCGCCGTACCCGAAGGCGCGATCGCCGTCGTCGAGGGCAGCCCGGAGTGGTGGCACGCACGCGGCGCGGCCCGACTGCTCGTGGTGAACGACTGGCTCCGCCGCCGATTCGTGCGCAAGCCAGGTCAGAAGGTGCTGCAGACCTGGCACGGCACCCCGCTCAAGCGGCTCGCGCTGCATCGTCCCGGCTTCGATCCGCGCAGGATGGCCGCCGTGGTGAAGGAATCGCGACGGTGGGATCTCCTGCTTGTGCAGAACATCTATGCGGAACGCATTCTCCGCAAGGCGTACGCCTTCTTCGGGCGGCCCATCTGGGTCGACGGGTATCCGCGCAACGATGCGTTGGCGACGGGAGACCCGGCGGCGATCCGGGGCGCGCTCGGCATCGGCCGAGAGGAGCGCGTCCTGCTCTACGCCCCGACCTGGCGCGACGACCGCACCGAGATGGTGGACTTCATCGACCCCGAGTCCTTGGCACGCCAGGCGGATGCCGTGGTGCTCGTGCGCGGACACTCGCGCACCCTCGAGCAGGGTCGTGACCGCGCCGGAGCCAGGGTCATCGACGTGACCGGGTACCCGGAGACCACCCAGCTGCTCCTCGCCGCGGACGCGCTGATCACCGATTACTCGTCGGTCATGTTCGATTTCAGTGTCACGGGAAAGCCCATGTACTTCCTCGTTCCCGACCTCGATCACTACCGGGGAGAGCTGCGCGGATTCTATTTCGACCTCGCGGAGCGTGCACCGGGCCCACTGGTGCAGACGCAGGAAGAGCTCGCCGCGGCGCTGGCGGATGACGGACACGAAGCGCGGTACGCGACTCGTTACGCCGCGTGGCGAGCTCAGTTCAACCGGCTCGACGACGGCCACGCGGCCGAGCGCGTGGTCGACCGCATCCTCGACCTGGGATTCGTCACCCCCTGATCAGGAGCGTCTGCTCAGGGCAGTGGCGTGTTGCGGGTGCCGAGGCGCGAGGCGTCGACGGTGTCGCGCGCGCCGCGCAGGACTCCGCCGAGGAACCCGACACCCCAGGCGAGGTGCATCGTCGGCAATACCACCAGCGTCCAGAGGCGCTGACCGAGCGCGCCGCCGCCGGGCGCGAACGCGACGCCGAGCACCAGGATCACGTAGAGACCGAGCGGGACGAAGGTCACGAGCCCGGCGACCACCGCGGCGACGCCGGTGAGCACGCCGGTCAGCTGCAGGACGCCGACGACGAGGCCGAGGGCCACCAGGAGCACGAGAGCCGGTGGGGCGAAGTAGCGGATGCCGTTGCGCCGGCCGAACCTGCGCACCAGCTCACCGCGCCATGCCCCGGTGGCGCGGAACTGACGAGCGAGGCGGATCCAGCTCTCTCGCGGCCAATAGGTGACGGACAAATCAGGGTCGAACCATACGCGATGCCCGGCCTGACGGATGCGGAGGTTCAGCTCCCAGTCCTCGCCGCGGCGGATCGACTCGTCGAAAAGACCGATGTCGTCGAGCACCTCGCGGCGCATCACGCCCAGGTACGCCGACTCGGCCTCGCCCTCGTGCGTGCGCCCGTGGTAGGCGCCGCCGCCGAGCCCGACGGGGGAGTTGTACAACCGGGCGACCGCTTTCTGGAAGGGCGTGCGTCCTTCGGCGTGCATGACGCCGCCCACGTTGGCGGAGTGCGTGCGATCGAGCGTCTCCAGAGCACGGGCGGCGTACCCGGGGGAGAGTTCGGAGTGTGCATCCACTCGCACGATGGTGCTGTAGCGGCTCGCCCGGATCGCGGCGTTCAAACCGACGGGGATGTGCGCCGCGGGATTCTGCACCAGGCGGATCCGGTCGTCGGCGGCAGCCAGCCGTTCGGCGAGCTCCGTGGTGCCATCCGTCGACGGGCCGAGGGCGAGAACGAGCTCCGCCGGAGCATCGAGTTCCTGGGCGAGCACGGACGCCACCGCATGCTCGAGGTAGGCGCGCTCGTTCAGGACCGGCATCACGAATGAGACCCCGGGGAGGGGCGGGACGGATTCGTTGGCGGGCACATGACGATCATGGCATGGCGACATCGGGCGTTCCCTGATGCGCGGCGCGCGGCAGGTCAGCCGACGCCGCACCCGCCGCGGCGGTGCCGCGCGACTCAGTATCCTGGAGGGATGGGTGCACTGTCTGACGCGAAGAAGGCGTACCGTCTCCTGAGACGGGCGATGGCCTCGCGCAGCGCCGTGCAGCGGGTGCGTCGTCGGCTCGCCGGTCGCGAGCCGTATCCGCTGGACCATTTCCGGATCGCGGTGTACTTCGCCGACGGTGCCGTCAACATGTACCAGATGCGTCAGTGGTATCGGCCGCTCGCCGAGCTCTCCCAGCGCTGGCCTGTCGTGGTGCTCTCCCGCTCGGCCACCGGAGCGGAGCAGCTGCTCGACGAGGATGCTCCTCCGGTCGCGTTCGTCCCCAAGGTGCGCGACCTCGAGCGGTTCATCGCTCAGCAGGACATCCGGGTCGTTCTGTACGTCAATCAGAACACCCGCAACTTCCAGATGTTCCGGTACGGACGCCGCTGGCACGTGTTCATCAATCATGGCGAGTCCGACAAGATGTACATGACGACCAACCAGTACAAGGCCTACGACTACGCCTTCGTGGCCGGTCAGGCCGCGCGGGATCGGCTGTCCCGCACGCTCTGGGACTACGACATCGACCGGCGGACCCTCGACATCGGCCGCCCCCAGGCGGATCACTACTCCGGCACGCTGCCGTACACCCCCGACGAGCGCACCGTCGTGCTCTACGCGCCC
This genomic window contains:
- a CDS encoding CDP-glycerol glycerophosphotransferase family protein; amino-acid sequence: MTTARIDEQAEALIIAGTGRRPAVAELVGPRARVEAPIGVDGENWEAKLPLQASRWGGAELPLPTGEYQLRIDDVDLSALLVAPTVLSGLRIAVDGDTVHINAPIAPVYESFEGQATLEGRYANQSGGTENAVFFESFYGRSVGCNPRAIDRELAARAPQVRRYWSVVDLSVAVPEGAIAVVEGSPEWWHARGAARLLVVNDWLRRRFVRKPGQKVLQTWHGTPLKRLALHRPGFDPRRMAAVVKESRRWDLLLVQNIYAERILRKAYAFFGRPIWVDGYPRNDALATGDPAAIRGALGIGREERVLLYAPTWRDDRTEMVDFIDPESLARQADAVVLVRGHSRTLEQGRDRAGARVIDVTGYPETTQLLLAADALITDYSSVMFDFSVTGKPMYFLVPDLDHYRGELRGFYFDLAERAPGPLVQTQEELAAALADDGHEARYATRYAAWRAQFNRLDDGHAAERVVDRILDLGFVTP
- a CDS encoding glycosyltransferase family 2 protein, producing the protein MSPCHDRHVPANESVPPLPGVSFVMPVLNERAYLEHAVASVLAQELDAPAELVLALGPSTDGTTELAERLAAADDRIRLVQNPAAHIPVGLNAAIRASRYSTIVRVDAHSELSPGYAARALETLDRTHSANVGGVMHAEGRTPFQKAVARLYNSPVGLGGGAYHGRTHEGEAESAYLGVMRREVLDDIGLFDESIRRGEDWELNLRIRQAGHRVWFDPDLSVTYWPRESWIRLARQFRATGAWRGELVRRFGRRNGIRYFAPPALVLLVALGLVVGVLQLTGVLTGVAAVVAGLVTFVPLGLYVILVLGVAFAPGGGALGQRLWTLVVLPTMHLAWGVGFLGGVLRGARDTVDASRLGTRNTPLP